In Deinococcus maricopensis DSM 21211, one genomic interval encodes:
- a CDS encoding sensor histidine kinase → MDAPSPALAHAALDALSDALFLLDAADRVTYMNGAAARAFPEVTPGALLTETLARHADLPHDPEDGCVWFCAARAQVLQWRAQALPGGRSVQVREVSEAPSGDAFAVMLDSLPDPLYVQGRSGVQRLNAAARTLFGVPTGAAADVLTPPLYRDARTGEVFPPGAQPVQRALRGERLTQEVQVWVGDEARHVRLAAAPLWTDGAVRAAVVTLTDWTDRQQARALRRAYTQLERRMEARTARIVELNAELTAYGLSLSRDLREPLRRIDGFLTLARKRLAGVTDERTERYFEVIRDETSRLNQLVEDLVALSHAGKAEMQVQDVPLGQLVMQVRSDLAPLMVNRRITWRIDALPTVPGDWMLLRLAVTNLLHNAIKFTQDEPEAVIAVQALVRPNEVVVSVRDNGVGFAPERAEEAFGLFVRLNETFEGAGLGLANVRRVIARHGGRVWAEGRPGEGATFFFTLPLGA, encoded by the coding sequence GTGGACGCGCCGTCTCCCGCTCTCGCGCACGCGGCGCTGGACGCGCTGAGCGACGCGCTGTTTCTGCTGGACGCCGCCGACCGCGTCACGTACATGAACGGCGCCGCGGCGCGCGCGTTCCCGGAAGTCACGCCGGGTGCGCTGCTGACCGAGACGCTCGCGCGGCATGCCGACCTGCCCCACGACCCGGAGGACGGGTGCGTGTGGTTCTGCGCGGCCCGCGCGCAGGTGCTGCAGTGGCGCGCGCAGGCCCTGCCGGGCGGGCGCAGCGTCCAGGTCCGCGAGGTGAGCGAGGCGCCGTCCGGGGACGCGTTTGCCGTCATGCTCGACAGCCTGCCCGACCCGCTGTACGTTCAGGGGCGCAGCGGCGTGCAGCGCCTGAACGCGGCGGCGCGCACGCTGTTCGGCGTACCGACCGGCGCGGCCGCCGACGTGCTGACGCCGCCCCTGTACCGGGACGCCCGCACGGGCGAGGTGTTCCCGCCGGGCGCGCAGCCGGTGCAGCGGGCCCTGCGCGGGGAGCGGCTCACGCAGGAGGTGCAGGTGTGGGTGGGCGATGAGGCGCGGCATGTGCGCCTGGCGGCGGCGCCGCTGTGGACGGACGGGGCGGTGCGCGCGGCGGTGGTGACGCTCACGGACTGGACGGACCGGCAACAGGCGCGCGCGCTGAGGCGTGCGTACACGCAGCTGGAGCGGCGCATGGAGGCGCGCACGGCGCGCATCGTGGAGTTGAATGCGGAGCTGACGGCGTACGGGCTGTCGTTGTCGCGGGATCTGCGGGAGCCGCTGCGCCGCATCGACGGGTTCCTGACGCTGGCGCGCAAGCGGCTGGCGGGCGTGACCGACGAGCGCACGGAGCGGTACTTCGAGGTGATCCGGGATGAGACGAGCCGGCTGAATCAGCTGGTGGAGGACCTGGTGGCGTTGTCGCACGCGGGCAAGGCCGAGATGCAGGTGCAGGACGTGCCGCTGGGACAGCTGGTGATGCAGGTGCGGAGCGACCTGGCGCCGCTGATGGTGAACCGGCGCATCACGTGGCGGATTGACGCGTTGCCGACGGTGCCGGGCGACTGGATGCTGTTGCGCCTGGCGGTCACGAACCTGCTGCATAACGCGATCAAGTTCACGCAGGACGAGCCGGAGGCCGTCATTGCGGTGCAGGCGCTCGTGCGGCCGAACGAGGTGGTCGTGAGCGTGCGGGACAACGGGGTGGGGTTCGCGCCGGAGCGGGCGGAGGAGGCGTTCGGGCTGTTCGTGCGTCTGAACGAGACGTTCGAGGGGGCGGGGTTGGGGCTGGCGAATGTGCGGCGCGTGATTGCGCGGCATGGTGGGCGGGTGTGGGCGGAGGGGCGTCCGGGCGAGGGGGCGACCTTCTTTTTCACGTTGCCGCTGGGCGCCTGA
- a CDS encoding response regulator: MSVRTLLLVEDNLADVLLMREVLADVAPDVHLDVVRDGADALLQLREGRVPDLVLLDVNMPRVTGLQVLEALRADPAFTSARVVVWSTSGAPMDVRAAQERGAQTYVEKPATYDGLRLLIAGLVAGEGVESPS; the protein is encoded by the coding sequence GTGAGCGTACGGACCCTGCTGCTGGTGGAAGACAATCTGGCCGACGTTCTCCTGATGCGTGAAGTGCTGGCTGACGTGGCGCCTGACGTGCACCTGGATGTGGTGCGTGACGGCGCGGACGCGTTGCTGCAGTTGCGGGAGGGGCGCGTGCCGGACCTGGTGCTTCTGGACGTGAACATGCCGCGTGTGACCGGGCTGCAGGTGCTGGAGGCGTTGCGGGCGGACCCGGCGTTCACGTCGGCGCGGGTGGTGGTGTGGAGTACGTCGGGAGCCCCCATGGACGTGCGGGCAGCGCAGGAGCGGGGCGCGCAGACGTACGTGGAGAAGCCCGCGACGTATGACGGGCTGCGGCTGCTGATCGCCGGGCTGGTGGCCGGCGAGGGCGTGGAGTCGCCGAGCTGA
- a CDS encoding sensor histidine kinase, with product MNAPDHQTTPLRDPAARRLREHPAPRPTPDDLERQHRELQVRYIELQLHNEQLLQTNAALERAHQDEQALFDEAPVGYATLDASGVILRANLTLARALGVNRPALQRKRLSAYVDAADATSFALFLRRVFEGSSKRSMELRLRTHHDDALVVQVEGTFVPASDAQPAHCRCTVTDITAHRLAQDEVLRLNATLEERAEARTQHIRDLNDELESFVVAVTHDLQTPLRHIRGFTTRLARAPQAEQAEHALKVEHAVTHVEQLLQALLTFFRSGQQRLQFRTVDLNRVLHEVRKDLRADLTGRHVQFHLEDLPSVTGDSQALQLAFAHLIGNALKFTRTREDAHIHVCVRATDREYQVCVRDNGVGFNMRQKDRLFGLFQRLHSSREYAGTGMGLALVRRIVLRHGGRVWAEGKPGQGATFWLSLPRQPGTRT from the coding sequence ATGAACGCCCCGGATCACCAAACGACGCCCCTGCGCGACCCTGCGGCGCGGCGCCTGCGCGAGCACCCGGCGCCGCGCCCCACCCCCGACGACCTGGAACGCCAACACCGCGAACTGCAGGTGCGGTACATCGAACTGCAGCTGCACAACGAGCAGCTCCTCCAAACGAACGCGGCCCTGGAGCGCGCCCACCAGGACGAGCAGGCACTGTTCGACGAGGCGCCCGTCGGCTACGCGACCCTCGACGCGTCCGGCGTCATCCTGCGCGCGAACCTCACCCTCGCCCGCGCCCTCGGCGTGAACCGCCCGGCCCTGCAGCGCAAACGCCTCTCCGCCTACGTGGACGCAGCCGACGCCACCAGCTTCGCGCTGTTCCTGCGGCGCGTGTTCGAGGGCAGCAGCAAACGCAGCATGGAGCTGCGCCTGCGTACCCACCACGACGACGCCCTCGTCGTCCAGGTAGAGGGGACGTTCGTGCCCGCCTCCGACGCGCAACCCGCCCACTGCCGCTGCACCGTCACGGACATCACCGCGCACCGGCTCGCGCAGGACGAAGTGCTCCGCCTGAACGCCACCCTGGAGGAACGCGCCGAGGCCCGCACGCAACACATCCGCGACCTGAACGACGAACTGGAATCGTTCGTGGTGGCCGTCACGCATGACCTGCAGACGCCCTTGCGGCACATCCGCGGCTTCACCACCCGCCTCGCCCGCGCCCCGCAGGCGGAGCAGGCCGAGCACGCGCTGAAAGTCGAGCACGCCGTCACGCACGTGGAGCAGCTGCTGCAGGCGCTGCTCACGTTCTTCCGCAGCGGCCAGCAGCGCCTGCAATTCCGCACCGTGGACCTCAACCGCGTGCTGCACGAGGTGCGCAAGGACCTGCGCGCCGACCTGACGGGCCGCCACGTGCAGTTCCACCTGGAGGACCTTCCCAGCGTCACCGGGGACAGTCAGGCGCTGCAGCTGGCGTTCGCGCACCTCATCGGGAACGCCCTGAAGTTCACGCGCACGCGCGAGGACGCGCACATTCACGTGTGCGTGCGCGCCACCGACCGCGAGTACCAGGTGTGCGTCCGCGACAACGGCGTGGGGTTCAACATGCGCCAGAAGGACCGGCTGTTCGGGCTGTTCCAGCGTCTGCACAGCTCCCGCGAGTACGCGGGCACGGGCATGGGCCTCGCGCTGGTGCGCCGCATCGTGCTTCGCCACGGCGGGCGCGTCTGGGCCGAAGGCAAACCCGGTCAAGGCGCCACGTTCTGGCTGAGCCTGCCGCGTCAGCCCGGCACGCGCACCTGA